AAGGTTGCGAAAGAAAAAAACCTGCCTCCCTATGTCATTTTCCAGGATCCTTCATTGGAAGAAATGGCCACTACCTACCCGACTACCCAGCAGGAAATGGCGCAGATCAACGGCGTCGGAATGGGGAAGGTGCAGAAGTTTGGCCGCCAGTTTATTGATCTGATCACGCGTTATGTCGAGGAGAATGAAATTGAAACGGCGAAAGATGTAGTGATCAAATCGACAGTGAATAAGTCGAAGATCAAAATTTTTATCATTCAGCAGGTCGACCGGAAAGTAAGCCTGGACGAGATTGCGGAAGTAAAAGACCTGGAACTTGCGGATGTAATTGAAGAAGTAGAACATATTTGCTATTCCGGAACAAAACTGAACCTCGATTATTATATCAATCAGGTAATCGATCGGGAACGGCAACAGGATATATACGATTATTTCATGACTGCAGAAACAGACAACATTTCGGTTGCCCTGGATGAATTCGCAAATGATGAGATCAGCGAAGAAGAATTGCGGTTGATGCGAATCAAGTTTTTGTCTGAATTGGCTAACTAAGTACTTAACAGACTGACTAGCACCAATCACCAAGTGAATTTTTAAACCAACTTATGAATATACTTATCTTGGGATCCGGCGGGAGAGAGCACGCTTTTGCCTGGAAAATCTCCCAAAGTCCTCTTTGTGACAGTTTGTTTGTAGCCCCCGGAAACGCTGGTACAGCAGGTGTTGCAACGAACCTCCCTATTTCCTACAACGATTTCAATGCAATTGCGGAAGCAGTGATAGCTCACAAAATCGAGCTTGTTATTGTTGGCCCTGAAGAGCCGCTCGTCAATGGTATTGTTGATTATTTTGAAGTAAACGAAAATCTTTCGCACATAAAGATCATCGGTCCGAATAAGGCTGGCGCGCAGCTGGAAGGCAGCAAGGATTTTTCCAAAGCATTTATGCAGAAATATGGGATCCCAACCGCTTCTTCCAAAACCTTTACGGCCGAAACACTTGAAATAGGATTAGAATATCTGGAAGCACATTCCCTTCCAATCGTATTGAAGGCCGACGGACTGGCAGCCGGAAAAGGTGTTATTATTGCAGAAAAGCTTCCCGAAGCAGAAACCGCCTTCAGGGAAATGCTTTTGGATAAAAAATTTGGCGACGCAGGCAGTAAAGTAGTTGTTGAACAGTTTTTGAAAGGTATAGAACTTTCTGTCTTCGTACTGACGGACGGGGAGCATTACAAAATTTTACCAGAAGCAAAAGACTACAAACGCATTGGTGAAAATGATACCGGCCTCAACACCGGCGGGATGGGCGCAGTTTCGCCTGTTACATTTGCTGACGCTAATTTCCTCAGGAAAGTTGAAGAAAAAGTGGTCAAACCAACGTTGCATGGCTTAAAGGAAGAAGGTATTAAGTACGTCGGCTTCATTTTCATAGGATTAATGAATATAAAAGGCGAACCTTACGTGATCGAATACAATGTCCGTATGGGTGACCCTGAGACGGAGGTCGTAATTCCTCGTATCCAGTCTGACCTGGCTATGTTAATGGCCTCGACAGCAAAGGGAACGCTGAACGATTTTGAAATACAAATATCACCGCAGGTAGCCGTCACAACGGTTGTTGTTTCCGGCGGGTACCCCGGCGATTATGAAAAAGGAAAGGTAATTTCCGGAAGCGAAAAAGTAGAGGATGTGTATTTGTATCATGCTGGCACTACTTTTAATGATAATTCTGAGATTGTGACAAACGGAGGGCGGGTTATGGCATTGACCGGACTTGCCAATTCCCTCGAAAATGCGGTTCACAAATCGCAGCGCGCCGCCCAGGTGGTGCAGTACGAAGGGAAATACTTCCGTCACGATATCGGTGTTGATTTAATACGTTATAACGATTGATGAGGAGGAGTAATTATGGGATGCGGATCATGTTCTTCCGGCGGATGCAGCACCAGTAGTGGCGCGGCGGCCGGATGTGGAAGTAAAGGGAATTGCGGAACCGGAGGATGTAACAAAATGAATGTCTTTGACTGGCTTAGTCACATGGATGTTCCTGCCGGCCAGCGTTTTGACGTTGTCGAGGTTAAATTCAAAGGAGGTAGAAAAGAGTATTTCCGCAATATCAATCAACTGGAATTTATCACAGGCGACTATGTTGTCTGCGAAATGGCCTCTGGCCAGCATATTGGAACTGTTTCTTTACAGGGCGAGCTTGTTCGGTTGCAGATGAAGCGGAAAAACGTCGTGTTCAGTGATGATATGCATGTAATTTACCGCGTTGCATCGGAAAAGGATCTCGACAAGCACACGCAGGCAATGGCCCGCGAAATGCCGACGCTTTATCGTACCCGCGAGATTATCCGCGAAATGAAGCTGAATATGAAGCTTTCGGACGTGGAGTTTCAATCAGATAATACCAAAACGACATTCTATTATTCTTCGGAAGAGCGTGTCGATTTTCGGGAACTGATCAAAAGTCTGGCTTCTGAGTTTAAGGTTCGGATTGAGATGCGGCAGATCAGTCTGCGTCAGGAAGCGAGCCGCCTTGGTGGCCTGGGTTCCTGCGGCCGCGAGCTTTGCTGCTCTACCTGGCTGACTGATTTTAAAAATATTTCCACTTCTGCGGCACGTTACCAGAATTTGTCTCTGAATCCTGCGAAGCTTTCAGGTCAATGCGGCAGGTTGAAATGCTGTCTTAACTACGAGCTCGAAACTTACATTGATGCATTAAGGGATATCCCGACGGTAGACGCGCCTTTGAAAACTAAAAAAGGCATTGCTACGCTTCAAAAAACGGATATCTTTAAAAAGATCATGTGGTTTGGGTTTGATAAGGACACAAACTGGTACCCGGTGGCGATTGACAAGGTGTTGCAGATCATCGACCTCAACAAGAAGGATATTATCCCGGAATCTCTTGAAATCCTGACTCCCGAGCCGGAAAAAAATCTGGAAAAAGGTGCCGGGAAATTGAACAGCGACCTCGAAAATCTGGACAAAAAATACAGCGAGGAGCAGAAGAAGAAAAAGAAGAAAAAGAAAAACCGATCAGGTCAAAACAAAAACAATCCGAACGGGCAAGGTAAGCCACAGGCTGCGGCACCAAACCAGCCTGCAGGTAAGTAAACCGGCCGGATTTTGTGAAAGATATAGGAAGTCAAGTAGCCAGCTTGACTTCTTTTTTTAGATATATCTATGAAAAAACACATAGAGCGGCTGCACCAGATCGCCAGCAGTGAGTCCAGGCGCATTATCGGATTAATGTCCGGAACTTCGCTCGACGGGCTGGATATTGCACTCTGTCATATTCAAAAAAGCGGCACTGAAACTGCGCTGACCCTCGAAAAGTTTACGACGATACCTTACGAAGACCAGTTCAGGGACCAGATCAGAACGGTATTCGCGAAACGGGAAATCGACTTTCAGCAACTCGTACTGCTTAATCCATACATTGGTTTGGTGCACGGGAAGATGATTAAGGAAACGCTGGAAAACTGGAATATTCAGACTTCCAATATTGACCTGATTGCTAGTCACGGACAAACCGTTTTTCACGCGCCGCAAAAACAGCATAACCTGACCGACTTCCCGAATGCGACATTGCAAATCGGTGACGGCGATCATATTGCTGTGGAAACGGGCATTATTACGATCAGTGATTTCAGGCAAAAGCATATTGCTGCGGGTGGCGAAGGCGCACCGCTGGCTGTTTACGGTGATTATTATTTGTTTTCAAAAAAAGGGGAAAACCGCGTTCTGCTGAATATGGGCGGTATTGCCAACTTCACTTACCTACCCGGACATTTGGAGGCAGCCGCAGTTTTCACAACCGATACCGGCCCAGGCAACACATTACTGGACTATTTTACGCGAAAGCTTTTCGATAAACCCTATGACGAAAACGGCGCGATCGCTGCGAGCGGTTTGGTCAATGAATTGCTTCTGAGTGAATTAAAATCGCTGCCATTTTTCAATCTGCCTTTTCCTAAAACGACCGGACCGGAAGTATTTAATTTCGAATATGTAGAAACTGCTATTCAGAAAACCGGTTTATCTTCGCTCTCAAACGCCGACCTGATCGCCACGCTGACGCGGCTGAGTGCGGATACCATTTCAGATGCGATTTTACGAACACTTGAAAAAGACGAGAAATACCACATTTACGCCAGCGGCGGCGGCGCGCACAACCCGGTACTGATGCAGGCAATCAGTCTGAATTTGAATCACGAAGTTGGTTTGATCGATGAATTGGGCGTTTCTGGCGACGCGAAGGAAGCCGTTTTATTTGCTGTACTGGCCAATGAAACTGTTGCCGGAATGCATTCGGATTTTGGTAAAAAGGAAGGAGTACCGTCCATTTCAATGGGTAAAATTTCATTTCCGGGTTGATTTTACTCAATACTTAAATTTCTATTGAACAAGGTTTCATACATGTACGATATCACAATCATCGGTGGCGGGATCGTCGGCCTCGCCACCGCGTTTCGCATCAAGGAACAAAGGCCCGCATTGAAAGTTTTGCTGCTCGAAAAGGAAAACGAAGTAGCGAAGCACCAGACCGGTCACAACAGCGGCGTGATCCATTCCGGGCTTTATTACAAGCCCGGCAGCCTGAAAGCGACCAATTGTATTCGTGGCTACCAAATGCTGCTCGACTTCTGCAACCGGGAAAATGTGCCTTACGATCTGTGCGGAAAAATCGTGGTCGCCACCAGCGAGGAGCAGCGGCCATTGCTTAGGAATTTGTTCGAGCGCGGAAACCATAACGGACTGACTGAAAACCGGATGATATCACAAGGTGAAATCCGCGAAATTGAGCCGCATGTGAAAGGTCTGGAAGGAATATGGGTGCCTTATACCGGTATCATTGATTATAAAACGGTTTGTGAGAAATACGCAGAGATTGTGCGAAAACTGGACGGAGAGATTCGTTTTGGCGAAAAAGTAACGGATGTTCGCAGTAAAACAACGCACTCCGAAGTAGTATCTGCAAGCGGGAAAGTTTTCGAAACAAAACTGATCGTGAACTGCGCGGGACTTTATTCCGACAAAGTTGCGCAACTGACACAGCCTGATGATATCAAAGTCAGAATTATTCCATTCCGCGGCGAATACTATAAGATAAAACCAGAAAAGCATTACCTCGTCAAAAATCTTATCTATCCGGTACCGGATCCTAATTTTCCATTCCTCGGCGTGCATTTCACGCGTATGATAGAAGGTGGAATCGAGGCGGGGCCAAATGCCGTTTTCGCATTCCGCCGCGAAGGTTACGACAAGCTGGATATCAATTTCCCTGAATTAATGGAATCTCTCGTATGGCCCGGCTTCCGGAAAGTGGCGATGAAATACTGGAAAACAGGAATGGGAGAATATTACCGCTCATTTTCAAAAGCCGCTTTTACCAAAGCATTACAGGGACTAATCCCCGAAATTCAAAGCGACGACCTTATTCCGGGAGGCGCCGGGGTACGCGCTCAGGCTTGTGATTATGACGGAGGGTTGCTTGATGATTTTTCTATTATCGAGAATAAGAATGCAATCAACGTCTGCAACGCGCCCTCGCCGGCTGCGACTTCGTCACTCTCAATCGGGCAAACCGTTTCCGAAAGAGTTTTAGCGCGGATTTAGTTTCAATCGCCGTCGACTTAAGTCGACGGTAAGTGATTAAAAAGATTTAAGCTTGTGGAGTTTTAAAGTTTCTGGCTTGGTTGGTGCCTCCTACTGCGACTAGGGTTAACTTTCCTTAATTGGTTGGCTAGTTCCTTTCCCCCGACTGAAGTCGCGGGTAATTGATTAAATTTTCTTCTTGTCGAGATTTTCGACTTTTTATTTATCTTTGAGAAATGAAAAAGTTTGCTTCGCTTTCGGAAGCCTTTGAATGGTGGTGCAAAAGTGTCTATCCTGGCCTTGCACCAGATGTCAAGAAAGGTAAGTTCACAAGTGCCTGGAAAGACTTTACCTACAAGCAAGGGATATCTGACAAAAGAATGAAAGAAGTCTTATCAAAATTTGGTGATGTAAACGTCGAAACCGTTGTAACGTTTAAGCCAAAATAAAAAAATTTTAATCAAATTAGTCGAGATATTCGACTAATTATTAGAAAGAAAAAACCCGGATGCATCTGTCGCCAAACTTCGTCACCCGGGCCAGTTTAATCAATTAACAATCAAACTTTCGTAAATGTATGAACACATTTCAGAATTCTACAAACTGTCCAGCGAATTGTACAAAAATCCATCTATCGGAAACACAGCAAGCCTTGTTGCAGAATGTGCGCGACTTCTTCCTGACCGATAAATGCTCCGAGATCATCGGTTCAATGAATGAACTGGTAGAGGCGCTTTTGTTTAGTAAAGACCTGGAAAACATAACTCCTGCAATGCGGGTCGATATTGCCAATCAGCTGAGAGCAGTAACACTGATTTCGAAGTTGAATGAGGGCCGCTTTTAGCTGTTGGCTATTAGCTGTTAGGTAATTTTTAGGGTCACAAAAAAGTCGTGGCCATTTCTTGCGAAACAACCACGACTTAATATTACTAATAGAACTTAAGAGCTAAAAGCTAACAGCCAAGCCCCTACTCATGCCCTATCTTGCTATTTTTCTTTCCATACCCAAAATAAATTGCAAGCCCTATTGCAAGCCACAAGGCAAGGCGGTACCAGCTTTCAATCGGTAGTGAGTACATCAGATACAAACAAACTACAATCCCCATAATCGGCACGAATGGTACCAAAGGTGTGCGGAAGGAGCGATGCAGCTCTGGTCTTTTTACACGTAACATCCAGACACCGACGCAAACCAAACAGAATGCAAACAATGTCCCTATACTCACCATGTGCCCCAGGTCACTCACAGGAACAAGTCC
This Dyadobacter sp. UC 10 DNA region includes the following protein-coding sequences:
- the lhgO gene encoding L-2-hydroxyglutarate oxidase; translated protein: MYDITIIGGGIVGLATAFRIKEQRPALKVLLLEKENEVAKHQTGHNSGVIHSGLYYKPGSLKATNCIRGYQMLLDFCNRENVPYDLCGKIVVATSEEQRPLLRNLFERGNHNGLTENRMISQGEIREIEPHVKGLEGIWVPYTGIIDYKTVCEKYAEIVRKLDGEIRFGEKVTDVRSKTTHSEVVSASGKVFETKLIVNCAGLYSDKVAQLTQPDDIKVRIIPFRGEYYKIKPEKHYLVKNLIYPVPDPNFPFLGVHFTRMIEGGIEAGPNAVFAFRREGYDKLDINFPELMESLVWPGFRKVAMKYWKTGMGEYYRSFSKAAFTKALQGLIPEIQSDDLIPGGAGVRAQACDYDGGLLDDFSIIENKNAINVCNAPSPAATSSLSIGQTVSERVLARI
- a CDS encoding anhydro-N-acetylmuramic acid kinase, coding for MKKHIERLHQIASSESRRIIGLMSGTSLDGLDIALCHIQKSGTETALTLEKFTTIPYEDQFRDQIRTVFAKREIDFQQLVLLNPYIGLVHGKMIKETLENWNIQTSNIDLIASHGQTVFHAPQKQHNLTDFPNATLQIGDGDHIAVETGIITISDFRQKHIAAGGEGAPLAVYGDYYLFSKKGENRVLLNMGGIANFTYLPGHLEAAAVFTTDTGPGNTLLDYFTRKLFDKPYDENGAIAASGLVNELLLSELKSLPFFNLPFPKTTGPEVFNFEYVETAIQKTGLSSLSNADLIATLTRLSADTISDAILRTLEKDEKYHIYASGGGAHNPVLMQAISLNLNHEVGLIDELGVSGDAKEAVLFAVLANETVAGMHSDFGKKEGVPSISMGKISFPG
- a CDS encoding PSP1 domain-containing protein, translated to MNVFDWLSHMDVPAGQRFDVVEVKFKGGRKEYFRNINQLEFITGDYVVCEMASGQHIGTVSLQGELVRLQMKRKNVVFSDDMHVIYRVASEKDLDKHTQAMAREMPTLYRTREIIREMKLNMKLSDVEFQSDNTKTTFYYSSEERVDFRELIKSLASEFKVRIEMRQISLRQEASRLGGLGSCGRELCCSTWLTDFKNISTSAARYQNLSLNPAKLSGQCGRLKCCLNYELETYIDALRDIPTVDAPLKTKKGIATLQKTDIFKKIMWFGFDKDTNWYPVAIDKVLQIIDLNKKDIIPESLEILTPEPEKNLEKGAGKLNSDLENLDKKYSEEQKKKKKKKKNRSGQNKNNPNGQGKPQAAAPNQPAGK
- the purD gene encoding phosphoribosylamine--glycine ligase; this translates as MNILILGSGGREHAFAWKISQSPLCDSLFVAPGNAGTAGVATNLPISYNDFNAIAEAVIAHKIELVIVGPEEPLVNGIVDYFEVNENLSHIKIIGPNKAGAQLEGSKDFSKAFMQKYGIPTASSKTFTAETLEIGLEYLEAHSLPIVLKADGLAAGKGVIIAEKLPEAETAFREMLLDKKFGDAGSKVVVEQFLKGIELSVFVLTDGEHYKILPEAKDYKRIGENDTGLNTGGMGAVSPVTFADANFLRKVEEKVVKPTLHGLKEEGIKYVGFIFIGLMNIKGEPYVIEYNVRMGDPETEVVIPRIQSDLAMLMASTAKGTLNDFEIQISPQVAVTTVVVSGGYPGDYEKGKVISGSEKVEDVYLYHAGTTFNDNSEIVTNGGRVMALTGLANSLENAVHKSQRAAQVVQYEGKYFRHDIGVDLIRYND